Genomic DNA from Corallococcus macrosporus:
GGCAACGGCTTCTCCGGGGCGGGCGCCATCCTGGCGGCCATGCAGTCCCTGGCGACGGGCAACCCACGCTGGCTGTGGGTGGCTTTCTGCCTGATGCCGGTGGCGCTGGTGATGGACGTGGCGGACGGCCGCATCGCGCGGTGGCGCTTCCGCAAGTCGCCGCTGGGGGCGGACCTGGACTCGCTGGCGGACGTCATCTCCTTTGGCATGGCGCCCGCGGCGCTGGCGTTCGCGGTGGGCCTGCGCGGCAACCTGGACGTGGCGGCGCTGCTCTACTTCGTCGCGTGCGGCATCAGCCGCCTGGCGCGCTTCAACGTCACCTCCGCGGAGCTGTCCGACGGCACCGGCAAGGTGAAGTACTTCGAGGGCACCCCCATCCCCACCAGCCTCTTGCTGGTGATGGTGCTGGCGGCGGCCACCTGGCAGGGCCGCATTGGCGACGCGCTGTGGGGCGGGGTGTGGAACCTGGGGCCCCTCACGCTGCACCCGCTGGCGCTGCTCTATGTGGCCAGCGGCAGCGCGATGATCAGCAAGACGTTGCGGATTCCGAAATTCTGAAGTCTTCCGCCGCCGTGGGCAGGGCAGGTGCCATCCAGTGGACGTTCTGGAGGGCAGTTCCACTGTTTTTCCCACGGTGAGGCGGTTGGCAGTCCCGGGGTGGGTGCCTAGCTTCGCCACCTGATCCGCGAGGGCCACACACGAAGGTGTGGCCAGGTCCGCGGCTTCAAGGCTTTTGGGCGAGGCGGGAGGGAAGGGTGGGTGCCATGACGGGGCGCTGGGGCCTGCTGGGTTTGGTGGTGGTGGGGCTGCTGTCGGGATGCGCGGACCGGGAGCGTTCGTCGCTCGCGGATGGCCGGCTGACGGCGACGCCAGGCGGCGTCGACTTCGCACGGGTCGCCGTCTTCGACGCTCGGGAATCCACGGTGACGCTGCGCAACGTGGGCCGCGCGCGCATCACGGTGGACGAGGCCTGGGTGGAGGGGCCGGAAGGCGCCTACAAGGCCGAGTTCACCCACGAAGGTCCGCACAGCCTGGTGCCGGGCAGCGAGTGCACGCTGAAGGTGCGCTTCGCGCCACTGGCGCAGGGCGGGCTGCCCGCGGTGCTGGTGGTGCGCTCGGACACGCGCATCGAGCCGCTGATGCGCATTCCGCTCAACGGCGCCGGCGTGGACGCGTGGGCCCGGGTGACGCCGCGCGCGCTGGACTTCGGCCGCATCGAAGCGGACTCCACCAAGACGCTGGGCGTGACGCTGGACAACCCCACCGAGCTGCCGGTGATGGTGACGCCCAAGCTGGTGGGCGCGGACAAGGATGAGTTCGTCGCGGCGCCGCTGACGGTGAACCCGGGCGAGCGCGTGGAACTGCCCGTCACCTTCAACCCGGTGCGCGTGGGCAAGAAGCAGATCGCCCTGGCCATCTCGCCCTGCAACGGGTGCGCGGACGTGCCGGTGCAACTGACCGCGGAGGCGCTGGACCGCGCGGTGGTGGCGGAGCCGGAGGTGGTGGACTTTGGCGCGGTGCCGGTGGACCGCGACGCCATCAAGGCCTCCAGCCTGCGCAACATCAGCACGGAGCCGGTGACGGTGACGTCGCTCATGCTGGACGGCACGGACGCGTCCTTCAGCCAGGCCAACACCGGCCTGCCGCTGGTGCTCCAGCCCGGCGAGGTGCGCGCCTTCGAGATCCGCTACAGCCCCAGCCACATGGGCGCGGCGACGGACCGCGCCGTCTACTCCGTGGTGAGCAAGCGCCACCCCACGCTGCCCGTGCCGCTGCGCGGCTTCGGTGGCGCGTCGGAGCTGTGCGTGTCGCCCATGATGTGGGACTTCGGCGAGCAGCCGCTGGGCTCCAAGGTGCGCGTGGTGGTGAACGTGAAGAACTGCGGCACGGACAACGCGGGCCCGCTCACCATCAACACGCTGGACTGGACGCCGGACGCGACGGGCGCCCAGCTCCAGTTCAACCACAAGCCCGTGACGCTGCCGTTCACCCTGCCGGCCAACGGCGAGCTGAACCTGGAGGTCTTCTACGAGCCCATGCGCGAGGGCAGCGCGTCCGGCGCGCTGGTGATGACCACGAGCGCGTTCTCCGCGGCCACCGTGCAACTGGACTTCTTCGGCAACGCGAAGGCGCACGCGCCCTGTGATTTGACCGTCACCCCGGAGCTGGTGGACTTCGGCACCATCCCGCCGGGCCGCGGCGCGGTGCTGGGCGTGAAGCTGGAGAACAAGGGCACGGACCTGTGCCCCGTGAAGAACATCCGCATCGCCAACGACGGCGGCGGCGTCTTCAAGATGCCCGGCGGCGAGCTCTTCGGCGGCATCATCTACCCGGGGGACTGGTTCAGCTTCCAGGTCGCCTTCCAGGCGCCCTTCACCGGTGGCGGCTTCACGGGTGAGCTGCAGGTGGAGCAGTACAACCCGGTGACGCCGGTGCGGCAGGTGCCGCTCCTGGCGAACTCGCAGGAGACGTGCCTGGTCGCGTCGCCCTGGTACCTGGACTTCGGCCTGGGCCGCAAGGACTGCCGCCCGGCGCCGCGCGAGGTGAACTACCTCAACGCGTGCACCACGCCCGTCACGGTGTCCAACGTCTTCATCGGGCCGGGCACGACGGACTCCGAGTTCGAGCTGCTGGATCACCCGGCGCCGCCCGCCTTCCAGCTCCAGCCGGGCGAGTCCTTCACGGTGGGCGTGGACTACCTGGCGCAGGTGACGGGCATGAACCTGTCGCCGCTCTACGTGGACTCCAGCGACCTGCCCATCCCGCTGATGGTGCCGCTCATCGGTGAGTCGTCGAAGAAGACGGACAAGACGGACACCTTCGTGCAGCAGGACGTGAGCAAGGTGGACGTGCTCTTCGTCGTGGACAACACGGCCTCCATGGTGGAGGAGCACCCGAAGCTCGTGTCCGCCATCCCGTCCTTCGTGGACGCCGCGCGCAACAAGGCGGTGGACGTGAACATGGCGGTGACGACGACGGGCATCTCCGCGGTGTCCGGCGCGTGCCCGGGCGGCGCGCTGGGCGGCGAGGCCGGCCGCTTCTTCCCGGCGGACAACAGCCGCCAGCGCATCCTCACGCTGGGCACGCCCAACGTGACGGGGCTGCTCCAGCAGAACGTGCAGGTGGGCCAGTGCGCCCAGGTGGAGCAGGGCTTCGAGGCGATGCGCCGCGCGCTCACCTCGCCGCTGGTGAACAACGTGGATGATCCGCGCACGGCGCTGGCCAACGACGGCAACGCGGGCTTCCTGCGCGACTCCGCGGCGCTGGTGGTGGTGTTCGTGGGCGACGAGGATGACCACTCGCCGGACGCGGTCTCCACGTACGTGCAGTGGGCCCAGGCGCGCAAGGGTGAGAACCAGCCGCAGCGGGCCACGTTCTTCGCCATCGCGCCCACGAAGACGTCCTGCGCCACGGCGGGCGGCACCGGCACCCGGTACGCGGACGCGGCGGCCCAGACGGGCGGCGAGGTCCTCAACGTCTGCGCGTCTGACTACGCGCCGCTCCTCCGCCAGGTGGCCAACAAGGCGTTCAGCGCGCAGGACCGCTTCCCGCTGAGCGAGGAGCCCGACGCGGGCACGGTGGTGGTGTCCGTCAACGGCAACGCCACCACCAGCGGGTGGACCTACGACGCGGCGTCCAACAGCGTGGTGTTCACCACGGTGCCGCCGCCCGGCAGCAAGGTGGCCATCACCTACCGCCGCGCCTGCGCCAACGACTGAACGGTGGGAAACCCGTGGTTGTGGACCTCGTGACGGGCCGGCCATCCGGCCCCGAACGGGGGTGTCAGACCCCGGTGCTACAGCACTGCATCTGCCTGTGCGGATGACCAGAAAATTGGAGGCGCTCCCTCGGTGTGTACCCTGCGGAGCGTCTGCACGCTGTTGCCCTGGAGGCGCTGTGAGCACCTGGACCCCTGATGAGCCCATGAAGTCCCCTCCGCGCGCCGGTGCGCCGGGGCTGCGGGTCATCCGTGGCGAGGGCCAGCGCAAGCAAGAGCCCCTGGCGGACCGCAACGCGGTGGCCCGGGTCCTGATGGAGGCCGGAGCGGACCTCCTGCTCAAGCGCATCAGCACCGTGAGGGCGCAGGAGATCGAGCGCAAGGTGGACCGGGTGCTGGACCTGTTCGACCGGGTGGACGCGGCGCCGGTGCTGATGCCGGTGCTCAAGCGGCACCTGGATGAGCTGGAAGCGCTGATGCGGGAGACCCGCGAGGTCCGCGCCGTCCGCCGCTAGGGCGCACGGCGGGTGGAACCGGGAAAAACCCAAGGGGATTCGATGTTTGATTCCCCTGGCCCGGCCGCTTACGCTTGGGGTCCGCCTCCACGCGTCCGGCCGTGTCCATCGAAACCTACGGCAGCTACCAGCTCCTGAAGCGCCTCGCCACGGGCGGCATGGCGCAGATCTACCTCGCACGCCGGCCGGGTTCGGATGCTCCGGACAAGCTGCTGGTGTTGAAGCGGATCCTCCCGCACCTGTCGGAGAACGACGAGTTCGTCCGGATGTTCCTGGACGAGGCGAAGATCGCGGCCCGGCTGGCGCACCCCAACGTGGTGCAGATCTACGACCTGGGGGCGGAGGGGGACACGTTCTTCATCGCCATGGAGTACATCCATGGCGTGGACGCGCGCCGGCTCTGGAAGCGCTCGGAGACGGCGGGGCGTCCGCTGCCGGTGCCGCTGGTGTGCCGCATCCTCCTGGAGGCGTGCGCGGGGCTGGACTACGCGCACAAGAAGACGGATGCGACGGGGCGCCCGCTGGACATCGTGCACCGGGACGTGTCGCCGCAGAACATCCTGGTGACGTTCGACGGTGGCGTGAAGGTGGTGGACTTCGGCATCGCCAAGGCGGCGGACCAGGCCACGGTGACGCGCTCCGGGGTGCTCAAGGGCAAGTATTCGTACATGTCGCCGGAGCAGGCCTCCGGGCAGCGCGTGGACCGGCGCTCGGACGTGTTCGCGCTGGGCGTGGTGCTGCATGAGCTTCTGACGGGGGGACGGCTGTTCAAGCGTCCCAGCGACATGCTGACGCTGTCGGCCGTGGCGGAGTGCCACGTGCCGGTGCCGTCGGTGGTGGCGCCCCGGGTGCCGGTGGAGCTGGACGCCATCGTGCTCAAGGCGCTCGCGAAGGAGCCGGACGCGCGCTACCAGCACGCGCAGGAGCTGCAGCGGGCGCTGGAGGGGTGGCTGGCTTCGCAGCCGCAGCCGTGCGGCACGACGGCGGACCTGGCCGCGTACATGCGGGAGCTGTACGCGGACCGGCTGTCGGAGGAGGCGCGCTCCGGCGAGGTGCAGGTGACGGACGAGGAGGCGGGTGTGTCTCCGCCGTCGCCCGCGCCGCGCCGTTCGGTGATGCGGCCCGCGACGCCGCCGGGGCGCACGGAGAACGAGCCCACCACGACGCTGCGCCCGGGCCGGGCGAACCGTCCCAGCGTGAAGGTGGAGGCCCGCCGCGACGACGCGGAAGGGGAGAGCGGGCGCTCGGAGCCTCGGGGTCCGGAGGGCCGCAACGTGGAACCGCGCGCGGAGGGGCGAGGCCCCGAGCCCCGCGCGGATGCACGGCTGGATGGACGCGGTGCCGCTCGCGGTGATGGCCGTGCCCCGGATGCGCACGCGGACGGCCGGCACGGTGATGCACGCAGCGTCGAGAGTCGGCCGGAGCCCCGCTCCGAGATTCGGAACGTCGAAGGCCGCCACGAGCCTCGCTCTGAAATCCGCAACGTCGATGGCCGGCCGGAGCCCCGCTCCGAGATTCGCAACGTCGATGGCCGGCCGGAGCCCCGCTCCGAGATTCGCAACGTTGACGGTCGGCCGGAGCCCCGGGGGACGATGGGTGCGCGGCGGGCGCTGGAGTCTCCTCCGTCACGGACGATGCGGCCGGTGCGGCTGGAGGAGCCCTCCCTCCCGACGGTGACGGAGGAAGACGGCCCCACGCTCGCGATGATGGATACGGAGGGAAAGCTCTCCGGCGGGTTCCAGGTCGAAGAGGACGCGCCCACGCTCGCGATGGTGGACACGCAGGGGAAGCTCTCCGGCGGGTTCCAGGTGGAGGAGGACGCGCCCACGTTGGATCAGCGCTTCCTGGCGGCGCAGGCCCGGGAGGACGAGGACGACTCGACCCTGGACATGCGCGCCGTCTTGCGCGCCGACGTGGACGACGGCCCCACGCAGGACATGCGCGCCGTGCCGCGCTCGGAGATCCCCGTCCCCCGCTCGGGCATGCCCGCCCCGTCTGGCGAGCATCGCGGCCACCGCTCCCCGGTGCCCGCGCCCCACGCGACCATCGAGGAGATGACCGCGTCCACCGCGCCGCGCTCCGTCTCCCGCGCGCCCGTGCCGCCGGCTCGCACCGGCACGCTCACCGAGCAGTCCGCGGTGGAGCCGCCGAAGCGCCGCGCGCTTCTGTATGGCGCCATCGTGCTCGTCGCGGTCCTGGTGGGTGTCGGCATCGTCTGGAGCCTGGGCCCCGGCGCGAGCGGCGTGCACGTGGAATCCGAGCCCGCTGGCGCGCGCGTCGTGTTCGAGGACCGCGTGCTCCCCGAGCGCACGCCGCTGACGCTGCCGACGGTGAAGCCCGGCCGCTACTGGGTCGTGCTGGTGAAGGAAGGCTACCGCGAGCTGCGCACGCAGATCGTCATCCCGCCGTCCGGTCGGCTCGACGTGGGGCCGTTGAAGCTCGTGCCCATGCCCGCGTCCGGCAAGCCCGCGACGGAGCCGCCCGCGACGGCCCCGGCGCCCGGAGTCGACCCCTCCGGCGTGGCCGCTCCCCGCACGCCGGACCCCGCCACCCCCGAGGCGAAGCAGGCCCGGGAAACCCCTGCCGCCCAGGCTCCCGCGCCGGTGGTGAAGGCGCCCGTGGCCAGCGCGGCCTCGGTGGTGCCCGCCGCGGAGGTGCGCGAGTCCGGCCGTGCCTCGGAGCGGACCGCTTCGGTGAGCTTCGTGGTGACGCCGTGGGCGGAGGTGGCGTGCAACGGACGCAAGCTGGGTGAGACGCCATTCCAGCCGGTGGCGCTGCACGTGGGTTCGTACGACTGCCGGTTCACCAACCCCGAACTGAAGCGCACCGTCAGCCGCCGCATCGAGGTGCGTCCCATCGACCTCAACGTGGTGACGGTCAAGTTCGAGTAGGCGCGGCCTTGGACCCTTCCGTGACGCTCGAGGCAGGAACCCACGTCGGCAAGTACGTCGTGCGCCGCAAGCTCGCCGAAGGGGGCATGGCGGAGATCTTCCTGTGCACCGCGCGCGGGCCGGAGGGCTTCGAGAAGGAAGTCGTCATCAAGCGCGTGCGGGCGTTCCTCGCGAGCGACCCGGACTTCGTGCAGATGTTCATCGCGGAGGCGCGGCTGGCCTCGCGGCTCAACCACGCCAACGTGGTGCAGATCTTCGACTTCGACAAGCACGAGGACTCCTACTACCTGGCGATGGAGTACGTGCGCGGCTGCTCGCTGTGGGAGCTGCGCAAGCGGAGCAAGGAGGCGATGACGCCGATGCCGCCCGTGCTGGTGGCGCACATCGGCGCGGAGGTCGCGCGCGGCCTGCACTACGCCCACCGCCTGCGCGTCAACGGCGAGCTGCTCAACCTGGTGCACCGGGACGTCACGCCGCACAACGTGCTCGTGTCCTACGACGGCGCGGTGAAGCTCACCGACTTCGGCATCGCGAAGGCGGGCAACAAGCTCACCAACCCCGGCGTGCTCAAGGGCAAGTTCGCGTACATGTCGCCCGAGCAGGCCCGGGGCGAGAGCGTGGACGTGCGCACCGACGTCTTCGCGCTGGGCGTGGTGCTGTGGGAGCTGCTCACGGGCGGGCGGCTGTTCCAGGGCGACTCGGAGATCGCCGTCCTGCGCGCGGTGCAGGAGAGCACCATCGTGCCGCCCGCGCGGCTCAACCCGGACGTGCCGCCGGATCTGGACGCCGCCATCTGCCGAGCGCTGGAGCGCGACCTGTCCAGGCGCTTCCAGACGGCGGGGGAGCTGGAGCGCGCGCTGGCCCAGTGCGTGCTGAACCACGCCCGCTCCGTCGACGACACCGACGTGGGCGCGTTCGTCCGGAGGCTGTTCCCCGTCGCGGCCAGCAACCAGGCGCTGCCCGCGCTCCCGGAGCGGACGGCGCTGGAGGACGGCGCGCTGGGGATGGCGGGCGCCGGAGCCGAGCCACCGCCCCGTGAGCCCACGGCCGTGATGCCGTCGCGCGAACACGCCTCGGGAGCGAAGCGGAGCGCTTCGCCGGACGAGGACCGCCACGGGACGACGCTGGTGCTGTCGCAGGATGACCGCGCTGGCGACGCCGCGAACGGACGTCCCCCGCAGTCCACGCCGCAGATGCCGCTGCAGTCGCTGGGACGGGACGCCCCGCTCGCGCCGCACGGAGCTGCATTCACGAACCGCGAGGACTCCAAGGCCGGGACCGTCTCCGCGCGCCGCATCTCGTCCCCAGACCTCGCCCCCGTCAGCGACCGCGAGGTCGACACCGTCTCCGCCACCGAACCCGGGCCTCCCGTCGCGCCGGGCCGCAAGCGCGCCCTGTGGGCCGGAGCCGCCGCGGTGGGGCTCGCGGGTGTCGTGGGCGTCCTCGCCGTGGCCCGTTCCCAGACCGGCGCCCGGGACGTGGGGCAGGGGAGCCCGCCTGCCCCCCAAACCACCGCCACGGTGCCCCCGGCCGCCGAGGCCGTCGACGCGGAGCTCGAAGGGCAGCGCCGTGAAGCCGCCCTGGCCCCGCCTCCCTCCACCGGACCGGCCGCCGCTCCCGCCGAGAAACCGGCTGAGGAAGCCGCGCAGGCCATGGGCTCGCTCCAGGTGAAGGCCAATCCGTACGCCACCGTCATCCTGAACTCGAAGCGGCTCGGGGACGTGCAGGGGCGCGCGACCTACAAGGTGCCGGCCGGCACCTACACCCTGACCTTCCAGCACCCGTCGGGCTCGAAGACGTACACCGTCATCGTCCCGGCCAACGGCTCCGTGACGCAGGAGTTCCGCGCGTCCCGCCGCTGAAGTCCCGCCGTCCCCCTCCCACCCCCTGAAACCCCTGCGAGCTGGCGCTCAAGCGTCGGCCGGACGACGTGCGCCCGCACGCCTGCTCGTCCTCCTTGACGACCGACGCGCGAATCTGGCACCTATGGCATCCATTCAGTAGCCTCTATTCAATGGAATCGATGGACCTGCTCGCGCCCGACGAACTTGAGCGCATCGAGCGCGAGAACGCGGGAGGCCTGCCCGCGAACGCGATCCTGGAAATCTTCCGGCCCCGGGGCGTGAGGCTCTCGGAGGCGACGTTCCGGAAGTACGTCCAGGCCGGGCTGCTTCCCCGCAGCCGCCGCGTGGGCCGCAAGGGGAAGCACCAGGGCAGCCTGGGGCTCTATCCGGTGGAGGCGGTGCGGCGCATCAACGTCATCAAGAAGATGATGGCCGAAGGACACACCCTGGAGGACATCCGCCGCTCCTTCGTGTTCCACCGCAACCACATCGACCAGCTCCAGAGGGACCTGTCGGAGGTGCTGGACGGGTTCCAGGAGGAGTTGGGAGGACGGCCCCTGGGAGGAGAACGCAGGAGGTCACTCGAAGCCCAGTTGGCAACGCTCAGGCAACGGGCGCAGGATCTGGTCCGGGATGTCGCCCGCTTGGGCAGCGCCGTCACGGCGCGCGAAGACGAAACGCTCCGGCCACAATAGGATGCCCCCCAGGGTCCTGTTGAACCGGGTAGACTCCACACATCTGGAGGACGAAAAATGTCGGAAGTGAAGCAGCTGCAGGAGGGCGAGGGGGGGAATGAGGAGGAGCAGCCCGCGGAACGCCGGCGCTCCAAGACCATGTCGCGCAAGGAGATGGCGCGCGACCTGCGCCGGCGCAGGCTCGCCGGCCAGCTGGACCCGGAGGAGGCGGAGACGCTCAAGCTCGTGGACGAGCAGCGGCCGCGCACCCGCGCCGACTGCATCAACGGCCCGCGCCCGTGCCTCTTCGTGTCCTGCAAGCACAACCTCTACCTGGACGTGAACCCGGAGACGGGCTCCATCAAGCTCAACTTCCCGGACAAGGAAATCACCGAGCTGGAGCACACCTGCGCCCTGGACGTGGCGGAGAAGGGCGGCATCACGCTGGAGGAGGTGGGGGAGATCATGAACCTCACCCGCGAGCGCATCCGCCAGGTGGAGACGCGCGGCCTCATGAAGCTGCGCGAGGCCACGGAGGCCGAGCCTCCCGTGTCCGCTCGCAAGCCTTGAGGGCAGGGCACTGTTTCTCGCCGGGCCTGGGGTGACGTGTTGCGTTGACACCCCAGGGGGTGGTTGCTAGGACCCGCGCCACCCCCACCCATTGCGAGGCGCACACGTGCTGGCTCTCCTGAGCGTTTCCGACAAGCGCGGTCTGGTTCCCTTTGCCCAGGGCCTTGTGCGGCTGGGCTACCGGCTGCTCTCCACCGGCGGCACCCTGGAGGCCCTGAAGGCCGCCGGCATCCCCGCCACCCAGGTGTCCGAGCACACGCAGAGCCCCGAAATCCTCGGCGGCCGCGTGAAGACGCTCCACCCCCGCATCCACGGCGGCATCCTCGGCCGGCCCGACCTGGCCAGCGACAAGGCGGAGATGGCGGCCAACCACATCGAGCCCATCTCGCTGGTGGTGGTGAACCTCTACCCGTTCCGCCAGACGGTGGCGTCCGGCGCGGGCGAGGACGACGTCATCGAGAACATCGACATCGGCGGGCCGGCGATGGTCCGCGCGTCCGCGAAGAACTTCAAGCACGTGGCCATCGTGGTGGACCCGGACGACTACGCGCCGGTGCTCGCGGAGATTGAAGGCCAGAAGGGCGTGGGCCTGGAGACGCGGCGCCGGCTGATGCGCAAGGCGTTCGCGCACACGGCGGCCTACGACGCGTCCATCTCCGGATGGCTCTCCGGCGAGGCGCAGGAGCCCTTCCCGCAGGAGCTGTCGCTCGCGTTCCAGAAGGTGCAGGGGCTGCGCTACGGGGAGAACCCGCACCAGCGCGGCGCCTTCTACAAGGAATACGCCGCGCCGAAGGAGCCGTCCGTCGCCTTCGCCAAGGTGCTCCAGGGCAAGGAGCTCTCGTACAACAACATCCTGGACCTGGACGCGGCCCTGGGGCTCGTCCTCGAGTTCCCGGAGAAGCCCTGCGCGGTGGTCATCAAGCACAACACCCCGTGCGGCGTGGCGGTGGACGACGTGCTGGAGAAGGCCTACCGCACCGCGCGCGCGGTGGACGAGGTGAGCGCCTTCGGCGGCATCGTCGCCTTCAACCGCGAGGTGGACGAGGCCGTGGCGAAGGCCATGGCGGAGACGTTCCTGGAGGCGGTCATCGCGCCGTCGTACTCGGCCGCGGCGCTCCAGGTGCTGGCGGGCAAGAAGAACCTGCGCCTGCTGGAGGCGGGCCCCGCGCTGGCGTCCCCCACGGCGAAGCCCCGGCCCCAGGTGGACGCGCGCAGCGTGTCCGGGGGCATGCTGCTGATGGACCGCGACGCGGTGGAGCCGCCCCTGGAGTGGAAGGTGGTGTCCAAGCGCGCCCCCACGCCGGAGGAGGAGCGGGCCCTGCGCTTCGCCTGGAAGGTGTGCAAGCACGTGAAGAGCAACGCCATCGTCTTCGCGGCGCCGTCCCAGCTCCTGGCGCAGGGTGGCGGGCAGACGAACCGGGTGGACTCCGTGCGCATCGCGATGACGCGGGGTGGCGAGGC
This window encodes:
- a CDS encoding CDP-alcohol phosphatidyltransferase family protein, with amino-acid sequence MTPEPSSPPAARRQRRHFSMIRTFVLADFVTLGNGFSGAGAILAAMQSLATGNPRWLWVAFCLMPVALVMDVADGRIARWRFRKSPLGADLDSLADVISFGMAPAALAFAVGLRGNLDVAALLYFVACGISRLARFNVTSAELSDGTGKVKYFEGTPIPTSLLLVMVLAAATWQGRIGDALWGGVWNLGPLTLHPLALLYVASGSAMISKTLRIPKF
- a CDS encoding choice-of-anchor D domain-containing protein — translated: MTGRWGLLGLVVVGLLSGCADRERSSLADGRLTATPGGVDFARVAVFDARESTVTLRNVGRARITVDEAWVEGPEGAYKAEFTHEGPHSLVPGSECTLKVRFAPLAQGGLPAVLVVRSDTRIEPLMRIPLNGAGVDAWARVTPRALDFGRIEADSTKTLGVTLDNPTELPVMVTPKLVGADKDEFVAAPLTVNPGERVELPVTFNPVRVGKKQIALAISPCNGCADVPVQLTAEALDRAVVAEPEVVDFGAVPVDRDAIKASSLRNISTEPVTVTSLMLDGTDASFSQANTGLPLVLQPGEVRAFEIRYSPSHMGAATDRAVYSVVSKRHPTLPVPLRGFGGASELCVSPMMWDFGEQPLGSKVRVVVNVKNCGTDNAGPLTINTLDWTPDATGAQLQFNHKPVTLPFTLPANGELNLEVFYEPMREGSASGALVMTTSAFSAATVQLDFFGNAKAHAPCDLTVTPELVDFGTIPPGRGAVLGVKLENKGTDLCPVKNIRIANDGGGVFKMPGGELFGGIIYPGDWFSFQVAFQAPFTGGGFTGELQVEQYNPVTPVRQVPLLANSQETCLVASPWYLDFGLGRKDCRPAPREVNYLNACTTPVTVSNVFIGPGTTDSEFELLDHPAPPAFQLQPGESFTVGVDYLAQVTGMNLSPLYVDSSDLPIPLMVPLIGESSKKTDKTDTFVQQDVSKVDVLFVVDNTASMVEEHPKLVSAIPSFVDAARNKAVDVNMAVTTTGISAVSGACPGGALGGEAGRFFPADNSRQRILTLGTPNVTGLLQQNVQVGQCAQVEQGFEAMRRALTSPLVNNVDDPRTALANDGNAGFLRDSAALVVVFVGDEDDHSPDAVSTYVQWAQARKGENQPQRATFFAIAPTKTSCATAGGTGTRYADAAAQTGGEVLNVCASDYAPLLRQVANKAFSAQDRFPLSEEPDAGTVVVSVNGNATTSGWTYDAASNSVVFTTVPPPGSKVAITYRRACAND
- a CDS encoding protein kinase domain-containing protein, yielding MSIETYGSYQLLKRLATGGMAQIYLARRPGSDAPDKLLVLKRILPHLSENDEFVRMFLDEAKIAARLAHPNVVQIYDLGAEGDTFFIAMEYIHGVDARRLWKRSETAGRPLPVPLVCRILLEACAGLDYAHKKTDATGRPLDIVHRDVSPQNILVTFDGGVKVVDFGIAKAADQATVTRSGVLKGKYSYMSPEQASGQRVDRRSDVFALGVVLHELLTGGRLFKRPSDMLTLSAVAECHVPVPSVVAPRVPVELDAIVLKALAKEPDARYQHAQELQRALEGWLASQPQPCGTTADLAAYMRELYADRLSEEARSGEVQVTDEEAGVSPPSPAPRRSVMRPATPPGRTENEPTTTLRPGRANRPSVKVEARRDDAEGESGRSEPRGPEGRNVEPRAEGRGPEPRADARLDGRGAARGDGRAPDAHADGRHGDARSVESRPEPRSEIRNVEGRHEPRSEIRNVDGRPEPRSEIRNVDGRPEPRSEIRNVDGRPEPRGTMGARRALESPPSRTMRPVRLEEPSLPTVTEEDGPTLAMMDTEGKLSGGFQVEEDAPTLAMVDTQGKLSGGFQVEEDAPTLDQRFLAAQAREDEDDSTLDMRAVLRADVDDGPTQDMRAVPRSEIPVPRSGMPAPSGEHRGHRSPVPAPHATIEEMTASTAPRSVSRAPVPPARTGTLTEQSAVEPPKRRALLYGAIVLVAVLVGVGIVWSLGPGASGVHVESEPAGARVVFEDRVLPERTPLTLPTVKPGRYWVVLVKEGYRELRTQIVIPPSGRLDVGPLKLVPMPASGKPATEPPATAPAPGVDPSGVAAPRTPDPATPEAKQARETPAAQAPAPVVKAPVASAASVVPAAEVRESGRASERTASVSFVVTPWAEVACNGRKLGETPFQPVALHVGSYDCRFTNPELKRTVSRRIEVRPIDLNVVTVKFE
- a CDS encoding serine/threonine protein kinase, whose amino-acid sequence is MDPSVTLEAGTHVGKYVVRRKLAEGGMAEIFLCTARGPEGFEKEVVIKRVRAFLASDPDFVQMFIAEARLASRLNHANVVQIFDFDKHEDSYYLAMEYVRGCSLWELRKRSKEAMTPMPPVLVAHIGAEVARGLHYAHRLRVNGELLNLVHRDVTPHNVLVSYDGAVKLTDFGIAKAGNKLTNPGVLKGKFAYMSPEQARGESVDVRTDVFALGVVLWELLTGGRLFQGDSEIAVLRAVQESTIVPPARLNPDVPPDLDAAICRALERDLSRRFQTAGELERALAQCVLNHARSVDDTDVGAFVRRLFPVAASNQALPALPERTALEDGALGMAGAGAEPPPREPTAVMPSREHASGAKRSASPDEDRHGTTLVLSQDDRAGDAANGRPPQSTPQMPLQSLGRDAPLAPHGAAFTNREDSKAGTVSARRISSPDLAPVSDREVDTVSATEPGPPVAPGRKRALWAGAAAVGLAGVVGVLAVARSQTGARDVGQGSPPAPQTTATVPPAAEAVDAELEGQRREAALAPPPSTGPAAAPAEKPAEEAAQAMGSLQVKANPYATVILNSKRLGDVQGRATYKVPAGTYTLTFQHPSGSKTYTVIVPANGSVTQEFRASRR
- a CDS encoding MerR family transcriptional regulator, producing the protein MESMDLLAPDELERIERENAGGLPANAILEIFRPRGVRLSEATFRKYVQAGLLPRSRRVGRKGKHQGSLGLYPVEAVRRINVIKKMMAEGHTLEDIRRSFVFHRNHIDQLQRDLSEVLDGFQEELGGRPLGGERRRSLEAQLATLRQRAQDLVRDVARLGSAVTAREDETLRPQ
- a CDS encoding sigma factor-like helix-turn-helix DNA-binding protein, which encodes MSEVKQLQEGEGGNEEEQPAERRRSKTMSRKEMARDLRRRRLAGQLDPEEAETLKLVDEQRPRTRADCINGPRPCLFVSCKHNLYLDVNPETGSIKLNFPDKEITELEHTCALDVAEKGGITLEEVGEIMNLTRERIRQVETRGLMKLREATEAEPPVSARKP
- the purH gene encoding bifunctional phosphoribosylaminoimidazolecarboxamide formyltransferase/IMP cyclohydrolase; this translates as MLALLSVSDKRGLVPFAQGLVRLGYRLLSTGGTLEALKAAGIPATQVSEHTQSPEILGGRVKTLHPRIHGGILGRPDLASDKAEMAANHIEPISLVVVNLYPFRQTVASGAGEDDVIENIDIGGPAMVRASAKNFKHVAIVVDPDDYAPVLAEIEGQKGVGLETRRRLMRKAFAHTAAYDASISGWLSGEAQEPFPQELSLAFQKVQGLRYGENPHQRGAFYKEYAAPKEPSVAFAKVLQGKELSYNNILDLDAALGLVLEFPEKPCAVVIKHNTPCGVAVDDVLEKAYRTARAVDEVSAFGGIVAFNREVDEAVAKAMAETFLEAVIAPSYSAAALQVLAGKKNLRLLEAGPALASPTAKPRPQVDARSVSGGMLLMDRDAVEPPLEWKVVSKRAPTPEEERALRFAWKVCKHVKSNAIVFAAPSQLLAQGGGQTNRVDSVRIAMTRGGEALKGSAVASDAFFPFRDGLDEAARAGATAVIQPGGSVRDPEVIAAADEHGMAMVVTGVRHFRH